Proteins encoded within one genomic window of Pongo pygmaeus isolate AG05252 chromosome 18, NHGRI_mPonPyg2-v2.0_pri, whole genome shotgun sequence:
- the LOC129015739 gene encoding LOW QUALITY PROTEIN: chymotrypsinogen B-like (The sequence of the model RefSeq protein was modified relative to this genomic sequence to represent the inferred CDS: inserted 1 base in 1 codon), translating to MAFLWLLSCFSLVGAAFGCGVPAIHPVLSGLSRIVNGEDAIPGSWPWQVSLQDKTGFHFCGGSLISEDWVVTAAHCGVRTSDVVVVGEFDQGSDEENIQVLKIAKVFKNPKFSILTVNNDITLLKLATPARFSQTVSAVCLPSADDDFPAGTLCATTGWGKTKYNANKTPDKLQQATLPLLSNAECKKSWGRRITDVMICAGASGISSCKGDSGGPLVCQKDGAWTLVGIVSWGSHTCSTTTPAVYARVTKLIPWXQKILAAN from the exons GCTGCGGGGTCCCCGCCATCCACCCCGTGCTCAGCGGCCTGTCCAGGATCGTGAATGGGGAGGACGCCATCCCCGGCTCCTGGCCCTGGCAGGTGTCCCTGCAG GACAAAACCGGCTTCCACTTCTGCGGAGGCTCCCTCATCAGCGAGGACTGGGTGGTCACCGCCGCCCACTGCGGGGTCAG GACCTCCGACGTTGTCGTGGTTGGGGAGTTTGACCAGGGCTCTGACGAGGAGAACATCCAGGTCCTGAAGATCGCCAAG GTCTTCAAGAACCCCAAGTTCAGCATTCTGACCGTGAACAATGACATCACCCTGCTGAAGCTGGCCACACCTGCCCGCTTCTCCCAGACGGTGTCCGCTGTGTGCCTGCCCAGTGCCGACGACGACTTCCCCGCGGGGACACTGTGTGCCACCACAGGCTGGGGCAAGACCAAGTACAACG CCAACAAGACCCCCGATAAGCTGCAGCAGGCGACCCTGCCCCTCCTGTCCAATGCCGAATGCAAGAAGTCCTGGGGCAGAAGGATCACAGACGTGATGATCTGTGCCGGGGCCAGTGGCATCTCCTCCTGCAAG GGTGACTCTGGAGGCCCCCTGGTCTGCCAGAAGGATGGAGCCTGGACCCTGGTGGGCATTGTGTCCTGGGGCAGCCACACCTGCTCTACCACCACACCCGCCGTGTACGCCCGTGTCACCAAGCTCATCCCCT TGCAGAAGATCCTGGCCGCCAACTGA